The Rhizobium oryzihabitans genomic sequence GCGCATGCCACCGGGAGAAACCGTTCCCGGATTGCCAGGATTGGATGGATTGCCCGGGTTTCCAGGATTTCCGGGGTTTCCTGAGGAGCCTGAGCCGCCGATGCCAACCCCGACGCCAAGGCCAAGACCGCTCGACCCGCCGACATTGGCACCGACATTGGCATTGATGCCGCCTGAGCCGCCAACCGAGGCATTAACACCCGCGTTGATACCACTCGATCCACCTACGGATGCATTGACATCCGCATTGACCCCATTGCTGCCACCGACCGAAGCGTTGACATCCGCACCCAGCCCGCCGCCACTTCTGCCGCCGACATCAGCGCTTGCATTGACGCCATTGCTACCGCCAACGGAGGCATCGACACCGAGCCCACCGCTGCCATTGCCGCCGACACTGGCATTCACCCCATTCTCACCGCCGATCCCGATATCCAGCGCGTGAGCGTTGACCGGCAGAATCAGACAGGCAGACAATAACAAATTGCGAGAAAGCGCCCTCATAGTTTCCTCCATATGAGTTAGGCCAATCCCGCCCCGCGTGGAAACTCCACCCGGGCATCATAATTCAATTAGCAATTGCGTATATTCTAATTTATTAGAGGTGCCTAATATTACATTACTGGCGCAACTGGAGGTGTATCGATGTGGGATGGAGGAGGCCCGCAGCACCTTCTTTCCAGGCCCCGTAAAGAGAACGAATGGCAGCCGCAAACGCGCGCAATTAAGAAGGATAAGTCAGCTTTGGGGTTGCACGCATGGCCTTGACCGTGATAGACGCCGTGGAATTACCACCGTTGCCCCAATGGCGGAATTGGTAGACGCGCCGCACTCAAAATGCGGTTCCGAAAGGAGTGCTGGTTCGATCCCGGCTTGGGGTACCATTTCCAAAATCAGCATTGATTTTCAACACACTTAACGGGCGAGCGCCCCCTATCAGCTTGCGCCACACGTTTCGCCAGCGCGGAGCCGTGTTAATCTCCTTCTTGATCACCGGTGTGGGGGGCGGCAGGTTGTCAACGCTTGTCCCAGCACTTTGCGAAGCCTCCGCCCGGTCATCGAAGTGTTTTGCGGCAAGGCAACGAGGTCTTCACTGATGAGATCGGGGCGCAGTCCAATCAAAACCGACAATTACAGCCTTCACAAACTGGTTCTCACAGGAAGAAATAAAAAACTTATTTCCAGCAGTACCGCTGCGTAACAGGTCACTCTGTTTATTGTCGACCTGCAACAAAACCGTGACAAACATCGAATAATACGATGGATAGGCCAAAAGGATTCGATCTGTTCGCCGGCTGCGAGGAACGTTGGAGCAGGGACATGACCGAAGACGATCAAGACGTGCCTCTCAACGCCATCCGCGCCTTCGTGACCATCGCACGCGAAAAAAGCGTTACGAGGGCTGCGCAGGCCATGGGCGTCACGCAAAGCTCGGTAAGCCGGCATCTGGCGGTGCTCGAGGATTATCTTGGTGCCAAATTGATGGAGAGGCGCGGGCGCAACAGCGAACTGACGGAATTTGGTCGGCTTTTCGCCAACACGGTCGCAGAGCCGCTCGACACAATCTGGTACACCGCACGGCGCATGCGCCGACACAATCGGGCGGACGTCAACCGGATCGTCGTGCGAACCTCACTCGCGACCTTTGCCTATACCATGCTGATCCCCAATCTTCAGAAATTCTCAAATGAAATGGGAGGGGCCGTTGTCGATGTCATCAGTTCGCTTTCGATGCCGACGTCCTCCGATGTATTCGACGTGCTGATTACCCGAGATCTGTCGATCATCGAGCCCGCCGATCATTGGGAGATCTATAATGAGCAGATCGTGTGCGTCGGAGCATCCGCGCATGTCACAGGCAAAGACTTTTCGATTGTTCGTTCGATGCCCATTCTCAACATCACTTCAAGACCGGATATTCTGCCAACCTGGCTGCGGTCCATGAACCTGACATCGACCGATATCCATTCCGGCGCGCGCTACGATCATCACTATCTCGCTCTCCCGGCGGTGACGACTGGAAAATGCCTTCTCGTCGCTCCTGAAATCGTCGTCAGCGATCTTGTGCGCGACGGGCTTTACAAGGTCATTCCCGGGTCACAAGCTCCCAGCGGCATGCAGTATCGCGCTTACTCCATCGACCGTAGCGGCAACCCTGATCTCTCCAGAACATTTTGCCGTTGGCTCGTTCGCCTGTGCAGACAGGCGACCGCGATCACGTCCGTACAGTAGATTTATCGTTCTTGGCGATGACCAAGAAGCGTTTCAGTCGCATATCAACAAGTCCCGAGACAGACCCCAGCAGGGATCGGAAGTTTCCCGACCGATTGTGAACTGATCTTCAATCGTAAAAGCACCAAGCCCGCGAATATACCACGGCACCTCATAGGCCAGCACCATGCCCGGTTCGATCTCGGTTGGCTCATCGGCGGCGATGAATGGCCATTCCTCGACAAAGAGCGAAGCGCCGACACCGTGCCCGAAATGGCCGCGACGATACATATCGAAGCCCTGTCCGTGCATCGACGACATGACTGCCCTAAACACGTCTCCCAAGGCAACGCCCGGGCGCAACAGCACCGCGCCAGCATCGAAAGCTGTGCGCAGCGCATCGTATATCGCCTGCTGGTTGGCGCTAGGCCGGCCGATCACCGCCGTGCGCGCGCAGTCGGAAACATAACCGTCAATGCAGCAGGCCAGGTCGAGCCGGACGATGTCACCCTTCTCCGCCCGCCGCCCCTTTCCAGTTGCACCGGGACCAATGGTGATTGAACTGATCGGAAAGCTCGGTGCGGCATATCCAAGTTCGGCGGCGCGCAGGCTGGAAGCGCTGCGAAACACCGCCAGCAGATCGTCAGCGGTGCATCCTGGACGGATATGCGCAATTGCGGCCCTTGCTCCCGCCTCCGTCGCAATGGCGGCGGCGGTGAGCCGCTCAATTTCTTCTGCCGATTTTATCATCCGCAGACGGCCAACAAGATCCGACGCGTCTTGCCATCGGACATCCGGGCAGGTCTCGGCAAAACAGGCCATATCCGCCGCCGGGAGAAAAGCATATTCCGTACCCAGTTGTGCGGAATGAAGGCCGCGCCGCAAGAGCGTGTCCGCGAGAAGGGCGAATGTTTCCTGCCGGTCAAAAGTTGCGGGTCTGGCGCGCGCCTGTTGCGGCGGGCGGGCGGTTGCGAGGCGTTCGACGAGCGACTGGCCGGGAACATCGGCGATATCGATGAGATCAACCCAGATCGGAAATGTAACGATATCCTCGATGCCCGAGGCGGCATGAAATTCGCGCGCGTGGAAATCGCCGATAATGGCGGTCATCGGTTCTGCAGCGTTCGCGGGCACAATCAGAAAAGCCGCGCCGGCTCGCCGCCAGGCCGTGGCACTACCGGGCCGCGCGCCGGTGGCATAGAGGATTGTTTCAGGCTGTATAAGCACGAGGCCGTCCAACCCTTTGCGTTGCATCAGGGTTTGAGCCCTATGCCGGTTAAGGAGGCGCAGTGTCAAAGTCATACTCCCTACCGAATGAAAATCATTTCAGGTCGGCATCCAGCCGGTCACGAAGCCAGTCGCCGACAAGGCTTACCGACAGCGTCGTCACCACGATGAGCATTGCCGGTGAGAGCATGATCCACGGCGCGCGCGTCATATATTCCCGACCGTAACCGACCATATTGCCGAGACTCGTCATCGGCGGCTGAACGCCAAGACCGAGAAAGGAAAGGCTGCTTTCCATGAGTATGACTTCCGGAAAGGTCAGCGTCATGGAGACGATGAGGGTGGACGAGATGTTCGGCAGGATGTGACGGAGATAGACCCGCAGCGGTCCGGCACCCGTCTGGCGCACGGCGCTGGCATAGCCTTGTACGCTTGCGGATATGGCAAGACCCGGGAGATGCGCGCATAGCGCTCCCAACCATAGAGCCCCATCAAGCCGATGAACAGCGGCAGCGAATTGCCAAGGAAGGCCAGCACCGAGAGCGACAGGATTAGGAAAGGAATGGCGGCCTGGAAATCCGCCAGCATCAGGATCGCATGTTCTACGCCGCCGCGAAAATAGGCTGCGATAAAGCCCATCACCGTACCGAAACAGGCCGAAATCAGAGTCGCGCCGAAGGCGACCAGCAGCGAGATGCGCACAGAGAAGATCAGGCGTGACAGGATATCGCGGCCAAGCTCGTCCGTTCCGAGCCAATGTTGCGGATGGAGTGGCGGGGCAAGCCGGTTGGCCAGATCGAGTGCGGTATAGGAGTAAGGCGCGATCAAACTCGCAGCGATTGCCACGATCAGCACCAGACCGAGCCACAGCATCGCCACGAATACCGCAGGCGGCACTGTGCGAAGCTTCGCTTTCCTTTCGGTCATGACGGTTCGGGCGGCGCTGTCCTGGCCTTCCTTCGAGGCGCTCATATCAGTGTCCCCCACTTTGGCCGGTGTTTCGCAGGCGCGGGTCGAGAACGCCGTAAAGGAAATCCACGGTCAGGTTAGAAAAGACCATGGTAACCGTCACGAACAGCAAAATGCACTGCACGACGGACAGGTCACGCGCCGTCACGGAAACCACCAGCAGGTTGCCTATGCCGGGCCAGGAAAACACGCTTTCCACCACCACCGCGCCGGCGATCAGATTGCCGACGAGGAAGCCGATGATGGTGACGGTTGGAATGGCGGCATTTGGCAAAGCGTGCCCGCGCACGACTGCCGCCCAGGGGATGCCCTTGGCGCTGGCGGTACGAATATAGGGCTGACCCAACACCTCCAGCATTGCGCTGCGCACGAAGCGCGCCAGAACCGCCCCGCCGCCAATGCCGAGCGTGAGGACCGGCAGGAGAAGGTGCTGCCAACCGCCGCCACCGCCGGTCGGCAGCCAGCCCAGCCAGATAGAGAACCATTGCACCAATAGAAGGCCGAGCACGAAGCTTGGGACCGTATATCCCGTAACCGCGGCGACCATCACCGCACGGTCGATGCGTGTGTTCCGGTGCAGTGCCGCATAGATGCCCGCTGGAATGCCGATCGAAAGCTTGAGAACCAGTGCCGGCAAAGTGAGGGCCAGCGTGGCGGGAATACGCGACATCACGAGATCGAAGGAGGGACCGCCGCCACGCATCGAAATCCCGAACTCCCCTCGGAAAATAGCACGGAAATAGGTCAGATATTGCAGCCATAGCGGATCGTCGAGACCCCATTCGCGACGAAAGGCGGCCAGCGCTTCCGGCGGAGCCTCATTACCCATAATGGCAAGAGCCGGATCGCCGGAAAGCCTGAGCACGATGAAGGCAAAGGTGACGACCAGCGCGATGGTCAGAAAGGCACGAAGCAGGCGAACGGCAACGAAACGCACCATCAATTTTCCATCTCCCCGGCAGGGAAGCTGTCCACAGCCGCGTGGCAGGCGACCATTCGCCCGAGTGCCGTGGCCGACAAAGACGGAGAGACGTTTCGGCACAGGGTGGCTGCTATTGAACAGCGAGGATGGAAAGCACAACCTGATGGCCGCGATGCAGGGCTGGGTGGCTCGCCCTTGAGGATGATCTGCTGGCGTGTGCGCCGTCCCGCCACGGGAACCGCCGAAACGAGCGCCTGCGTATAGGGATGTGCCGGCTGCGACAATACGCTTAGCGTCTCGCCATATTCCACAATACGGCCGAGATACATGACTGCGACGCGATGGCTGATGTGGCGTACCACCTTCAGATCGTGACTGATGAACAACATGCTGAGGCCGAGATCGCGCTGCAGATCCATCAAAAGGTTAACGATCTGTGCCTGGATTGATACGTCCAGTGCCGAGACCGGCTCGTCGCAAACCAAAAGGGCCGGTTTCATCACAAGAGCCCGGGCGATGACCGCGCGCTGGCGCTGCCCACCCGAAAGCTCCTCAGGACGCCGCTGCGCCAAATCGGCATTGATGCCAACCGTATCAAGCGTCGCCAGCGCCTTTTGCCGCCGCCCCGCCGCCGGTCCTATCCTGTGAATGTCCAGCGGCTCACGCACCTGTTCAACGATCGGAAGCCGCCGGTCCATTGCCGCCAGGGGATCCTGATAGACCATTTGCATCGCGGCCCGCATATGCCGCCAGGCCGGCGTGTCTGCGGCCGGCAGCTCTTCGCCGCGAAACGTGACAAGACCTCCGTCCGGCCTTTCGAGGCCGAGGGCAATCCGCCCGGTGGTGGATTTGCCCGAACCGGATTCACCGACCAGCGCCAGTGTCCGCCCGGCCTCAACCACAAGCGTGACATTGTCCACCGCGTGTACCGCCACCTTGCAGCCCAAAAGGCCCTGACGCATTCCATAGCGCCGAGAAATCCCATGCAATTCGAGTATGTTCGTTGTCATGCCGGCATGCTTTCCCGTTGCTGCGGTGCGGACTTAAGCGTTTTGCCGGGCACAACGCAGGCACAGAACCGCCCGTCACCGATTCCGGCGAGGTGCGGGACCACCGTTTCGCAAATCCGCTGGCGTTGCGGACAGCGCGGCGCGAAGGCGCAGCCGGGCGGCATCCCCGCCGGCTCCGGCACATGTCCCTCGATCGGTATCAGCCGATGCAATTCGCCTTCAAAGGAAGGAATTGCTGCCAGCAGCCCTTGCGTATAGGGATGCGCGGGACTTTCGAAAATCGCTTCGGCGGACGCCACTTCGGCAATTTTCCCTCCATACATCACCGCGATACGGTCACATGTTTCGGAAACAACACCGAGATCGTGGCTGATGAGAACCAGCGCCATGCCGGTTTCCCGCCGGATCGTCGTCAGAAGGTCCAGTATCTGAGCCTGTATCGTCGCATCGAGGGCCGTCGTCGGCTCGTCTGCGATAAGCAGATCCGGCTTGCCAGCCAGAGCCATGGCGATCATGACCCGCTGGTTCTGGCCGCCCGACAATTCGTGAGGATAGGCGTCCAGCCTGCGAGTGGCATCGGGCATGCCAACCAGTTCGAACAGCCGCCTCGCCTCGGCGGCTATGGCACGCCCGGAAAACCCGCAATGGCGGGAAAGCACCTCTGCAATCTGGCGTCCGACGCGGATGACCGGATTGAGAGAACTCGACGGGTCCTGAAAGATCATAGCGATCCGCCGGCCCCTGATCCGATCGAGTTCAGCACTTCCGGCCGACAGCAGCTCTTTACCTTCAAGCCGCACATTTCCCGATATAACAGCGGTTTTCGGCAGCAGCCCGAGCGCGGCAAGCCATGTCACAGACTTACCGCTGCCCGACTCTCCGACGATACCGATCGCCTCGCCTTGCCCCACAGCAAAGTCGATGCCACGCAGGACCGGAGTACCGTCAAAGGCGACATTCAGGGCCTCGATTTCAAGAAAAGGCCGCACCTGGGAACCCGCCATCAGGGCGGGTCCCGGCGCGGAATCGGCCACAGGTTGCATCGGGGCGATTCCCTGCCTGTTTTCTGGCGTCACAGGTTACGTCTTCGCATAGGCGAGGTTGAGCGGGCCGAAGTCCAGATCGAGGCTCGGTTCCGGCGTCCAGCCAAAATCCTTGCGCTTTGCGTAGAACTGACCCGAGCCATGCAGGATGATGCAACCAGGATCGTCATTGGTGGTGATTTCCAGCATTCTGCGGAGAATTGGCCGCCGTGCTGCGGGATCGATGGTCTTCTTCAGTGTCTCGCCGATGCGGAAATATTCTTCATTGCTCCAGATACCCAATTTAGGCATCTCCCCATTCGGTCCGAACAGACGCCACGCATGGGCCAGCGGATCGGGAAAGATCGCTGTGTTGGAGTTGTCATAGATGGCTTGGATCGGTTTTTTCTGTATCTGCGCAAAATTCTCCATCATCTGGATTTCGACATTGATCCCTACCCCGCGCCACATCTCGATCATGATCTGCGCACCGGATACCTGGTTGGGATAATAGTTGTTGAGCAGCTTGTAGGTAATCTTCTCACCATTATAGCCGGCCTCGCGCAGGAGCTTGCGTGCGAGTTCAGGATCATGGGCCAGCGCCGGGAAGTCTTCGATATAGGCTTCGCCGAAAGTCGCG encodes the following:
- a CDS encoding LysR family transcriptional regulator, with protein sequence MTEDDQDVPLNAIRAFVTIAREKSVTRAAQAMGVTQSSVSRHLAVLEDYLGAKLMERRGRNSELTEFGRLFANTVAEPLDTIWYTARRMRRHNRADVNRIVVRTSLATFAYTMLIPNLQKFSNEMGGAVVDVISSLSMPTSSDVFDVLITRDLSIIEPADHWEIYNEQIVCVGASAHVTGKDFSIVRSMPILNITSRPDILPTWLRSMNLTSTDIHSGARYDHHYLALPAVTTGKCLLVAPEIVVSDLVRDGLYKVIPGSQAPSGMQYRAYSIDRSGNPDLSRTFCRWLVRLCRQATAITSVQ
- a CDS encoding ABC transporter permease, giving the protein MVRFVAVRLLRAFLTIALVVTFAFIVLRLSGDPALAIMGNEAPPEALAAFRREWGLDDPLWLQYLTYFRAIFRGEFGISMRGGGPSFDLVMSRIPATLALTLPALVLKLSIGIPAGIYAALHRNTRIDRAVMVAAVTGYTVPSFVLGLLLVQWFSIWLGWLPTGGGGGWQHLLLPVLTLGIGGGAVLARFVRSAMLEVLGQPYIRTASAKGIPWAAVVRGHALPNAAIPTVTIIGFLVGNLIAGAVVVESVFSWPGIGNLLVVSVTARDLSVVQCILLFVTVTMVFSNLTVDFLYGVLDPRLRNTGQSGGH
- a CDS encoding M24 family metallopeptidase, which translates into the protein MTLTLRLLNRHRAQTLMQRKGLDGLVLIQPETILYATGARPGSATAWRRAGAAFLIVPANAAEPMTAIIGDFHAREFHAASGIEDIVTFPIWVDLIDIADVPGQSLVERLATARPPQQARARPATFDRQETFALLADTLLRRGLHSAQLGTEYAFLPAADMACFAETCPDVRWQDASDLVGRLRMIKSAEEIERLTAAAIATEAGARAAIAHIRPGCTADDLLAVFRSASSLRAAELGYAAPSFPISSITIGPGATGKGRRAEKGDIVRLDLACCIDGYVSDCARTAVIGRPSANQQAIYDALRTAFDAGAVLLRPGVALGDVFRAVMSSMHGQGFDMYRRGHFGHGVGASLFVEEWPFIAADEPTEIEPGMVLAYEVPWYIRGLGAFTIEDQFTIGRETSDPCWGLSRDLLICD
- a CDS encoding ABC transporter ATP-binding protein, with translation MTTNILELHGISRRYGMRQGLLGCKVAVHAVDNVTLVVEAGRTLALVGESGSGKSTTGRIALGLERPDGGLVTFRGEELPAADTPAWRHMRAAMQMVYQDPLAAMDRRLPIVEQVREPLDIHRIGPAAGRRQKALATLDTVGINADLAQRRPEELSGGQRQRAVIARALVMKPALLVCDEPVSALDVSIQAQIVNLLMDLQRDLGLSMLFISHDLKVVRHISHRVAVMYLGRIVEYGETLSVLSQPAHPYTQALVSAVPVAGRRTRQQIILKGEPPSPASRPSGCAFHPRCSIAATLCRNVSPSLSATALGRMVACHAAVDSFPAGEMEN
- a CDS encoding ABC transporter ATP-binding protein gives rise to the protein MAGSQVRPFLEIEALNVAFDGTPVLRGIDFAVGQGEAIGIVGESGSGKSVTWLAALGLLPKTAVISGNVRLEGKELLSAGSAELDRIRGRRIAMIFQDPSSSLNPVIRVGRQIAEVLSRHCGFSGRAIAAEARRLFELVGMPDATRRLDAYPHELSGGQNQRVMIAMALAGKPDLLIADEPTTALDATIQAQILDLLTTIRRETGMALVLISHDLGVVSETCDRIAVMYGGKIAEVASAEAIFESPAHPYTQGLLAAIPSFEGELHRLIPIEGHVPEPAGMPPGCAFAPRCPQRQRICETVVPHLAGIGDGRFCACVVPGKTLKSAPQQRESMPA
- the uppQ gene encoding polysaccharide biosynthesis GNAT family N-acetyltransferase UppQ — translated: MRALSRNLLLSACLILPVNAHALDIGIGGENGVNASVGGNGSGGLGVDASVGGSNGVNASADVGGRSGGGLGADVNASVGGSNGVNADVNASVGGSSGINAGVNASVGGSGGINANVGANVGGSSGLGLGVGVGIGGSGSSGNPGNPGNPGNPSNPGNPGTVSPGGMRNALQAYNDMSRTEQIKLARRCIDILGGGYDAALTQLCKMIRTASR